In Spirosoma sp. KUDC1026, the sequence TGAATATCGTAGTACGTCTTAATCTCCTCGGCGCTGGGCGCTTTGGCAGGACGCACGATCCGGAAGCCAACGAATGAAGCCGATGTCAGCCACCAGTCGCTTTTGGGGCTCTGTGGGTCGAGCACCTTCCAGGCTGGTGCCGACGGCGTCCGGGCCGCCGAACGTAACACCTCGGGTTCATCATCCCAGGAGCCCCCGCGAACGGAATTAGGATACAGCTGGGTGGTTGGCGCGTAAGGTTCTTTTACAGCCCCGCTGGCAACCTGCTTGTAGTAATCCGGGATATACTGGTCCTGCGTCCATTCCATGACGTTACCGTGCATATCGTACAACCCAAAGGAGTTTGGCTTCTTCGTACCTATTTTCTTGTACGACCCGTTACTGTTGCCTTTGTAAACCGCATACTCCCCCAACTGCTTGGGGTCATTTCCGAATGAATAGGCCAGCGTTGCGTTTTTGTCGTTGCCCCGGCAGGCGTATTCCCATTCGGCTTCGGTTGGCAGGCGGTAAAACACACCCGTCTTTGCATACAGCCACG encodes:
- a CDS encoding formylglycine-generating enzyme family protein; this encodes MQSKHLLIAVLITMLWGKNAAAQTTTDFKSYTQVIPGSNQVYAMVAIPGGKGLIGSLPDQKGHQADEEPVHGVTIEPFYMGKYEVTWDLYDLFAFTNMEKEMAAKYTQTDANLNKTDATTRPSPPYVDMSFGMGRAGYPAINMTQYAAIKFCAWLYAKTGVFYRLPTEAEWEYACRGNDKNATLAYSFGNDPKQLGEYAVYKGNSNGSYKKIGTKKPNSFGLYDMHGNVMEWTQDQYIPDYYKQVASGAVKEPYAPTTQLYPNSVRGGSWDDEPEVLRSAARTPSAPAWKVLDPQSPKSDWWLTSASFVGFRIVRPAKAPSAEEIKTYYDIQPIKDY